The following proteins are co-located in the Candidatus Omnitrophota bacterium genome:
- a CDS encoding tetratricopeptide repeat protein: MDIVQYLTRARSALKEGEFDLAERYFKQVLQQFPHNEEALHGLKDLEVARTQKSSLFAKGFKFLRGTILKGIGQSDKAIDDLELLYRSQPDNVRAALAFAKCAEKTGRLEEAREAYEKVLSQNATHPQALEENAEILIRLERYDEAAALLQRLIVLKPKDDKIAHRLRDISAQAYSRVGIPENLMDRRAAIEKKKREAPGAPEFIEKLDNMLEEFRANPKDFQLGVDIAAHYRTAGLHNEANKILAAILDGYPSFEPARREQARVWRQSGEYGIAENLYQELLAASPYDQLLKDEYLDARIARFEMEIRSSAGGKDAAVQLERMKLDRDKNKIGLLKKILTEHPEADKERAELGELLIKHGRIEEAIPALQRLIREPSWAGRGYFLLGQSFRAKKDNGLAVEQYEKALEYFKNKGYSHIPSEELKAVYYYLGLTLEDMG, from the coding sequence ATGGATATCGTTCAATACCTAACCCGCGCCCGCAGCGCCCTCAAGGAGGGCGAATTCGATCTCGCCGAACGTTATTTCAAGCAAGTCCTCCAACAATTCCCGCATAACGAAGAAGCCCTGCACGGCTTAAAAGATTTGGAAGTGGCGCGCACGCAGAAAAGCTCGCTTTTCGCCAAAGGATTTAAATTCCTGCGCGGAACGATCCTGAAAGGGATCGGCCAATCGGACAAAGCGATCGACGATCTCGAACTCCTCTACCGCAGCCAGCCGGACAACGTCCGCGCCGCCCTCGCTTTCGCGAAATGCGCGGAAAAGACGGGGCGATTGGAAGAAGCCCGCGAAGCCTACGAAAAAGTCCTCTCGCAAAACGCCACGCATCCCCAAGCCCTGGAAGAAAACGCGGAAATCCTCATCCGGCTGGAACGTTATGATGAAGCGGCGGCGCTATTGCAGCGGCTTATTGTATTGAAGCCCAAAGACGACAAAATCGCCCATCGTCTACGGGACATCTCCGCTCAAGCGTATTCCCGCGTTGGCATTCCCGAAAATTTGATGGATCGAAGAGCGGCGATCGAGAAGAAAAAACGCGAAGCCCCCGGCGCGCCCGAATTCATAGAAAAACTGGACAACATGCTGGAGGAATTCCGCGCCAATCCCAAAGATTTTCAATTGGGCGTAGATATCGCGGCGCATTACCGCACAGCGGGATTGCATAACGAAGCCAACAAAATCCTGGCGGCGATTCTCGACGGCTACCCCTCCTTCGAACCGGCGCGGCGGGAACAGGCGCGGGTGTGGCGGCAATCGGGAGAATACGGCATCGCGGAAAATCTGTATCAAGAACTTCTAGCGGCGTCGCCCTACGACCAACTCTTAAAAGACGAATACCTGGACGCCCGCATTGCCCGCTTCGAAATGGAAATCCGTTCCAGCGCGGGCGGAAAAGATGCGGCCGTCCAATTGGAACGGATGAAACTGGATCGCGATAAAAACAAGATCGGTTTGCTTAAGAAAATCCTTACCGAACATCCGGAAGCGGATAAGGAACGGGCGGAATTGGGCGAGTTGCTTATCAAGCATGGCCGGATCGAAGAAGCCATTCCCGCCTTGCAGCGCTTGATCCGCGAACCCTCCTGGGCGGGAAGAGGCTATTTTCTCTTAGGACAGTCGTTCCGGGCTAAGAAAGACAATGGTTTGGCGGTAGAGCAATACGAAAAAGCGTTGGAATATTTCAAAAACAAAGGCTATTCCCACATCCCGTCGGAAGAGTTGAAGGCCGTCTACTATTATCTGGGTTTGACGTTGGAGGACATGGGCG